The Pseudomonadota bacterium genome has a window encoding:
- a CDS encoding prepilin-type N-terminal cleavage/methylation domain-containing protein, protein MSRNEKGFTLIELVMVIVILGLLAAVAVPKYQDLRTEAAQASAEGVYGGANAATAINFASRLFSPTGSTAITDATSLIAAMEGLPDGWSINGGTLYSIADSTFVITVSTAEAPVGGTIPTQKAVLTKAGF, encoded by the coding sequence ATGTCACGTAACGAGAAGGGTTTTACCTTGATAGAGCTGGTGATGGTAATAGTGATTCTCGGCCTTTTGGCCGCGGTGGCTGTTCCTAAATATCAGGATTTAAGAACAGAGGCCGCCCAGGCATCTGCCGAGGGTGTTTACGGAGGGGCAAACGCAGCTACGGCTATAAATTTCGCATCCAGGCTTTTCAGCCCGACCGGTTCCACGGCTATTACCGATGCAACTTCTCTGATTGCCGCCATGGAAGGGCTGCCTGACGGGTGGTCTATCAATGGTGGTACGCTGTACAGTATTGCCGATTCGACATTCGTAATAACTGTGTCTACAGCTGAAGCACCTGTTGGAGGAACGATCCCTACCCAGAAAGCAGTTCTGACAAAAGCCGGTTTCTGA